A genomic window from Acidobacteriota bacterium includes:
- a CDS encoding DinB family protein, with product MAMRDGLLPEFDHEMAVTRKLLERVAEDRFAFQPHEKSMTLGRLAAHLADIPTWGQTILQEAEFNMVSGAPHVTRPLSTRADVLDVFDGNIKKIRGLLAGMSDADLMSPWTFKQDGREMFSMPRVAAWRSWVMSHLIHHRGQLSVYLRHTGSKVPSIYGPSADES from the coding sequence ATGGCGATGAGAGACGGGTTGCTCCCGGAGTTCGATCACGAAATGGCCGTCACCCGCAAGCTCCTCGAACGGGTCGCCGAAGACCGGTTCGCCTTCCAGCCCCACGAGAAGTCGATGACGCTGGGCCGTCTGGCGGCACACCTGGCCGATATCCCGACCTGGGGCCAAACCATCCTCCAGGAGGCGGAGTTCAACATGGTGTCCGGCGCCCCGCACGTCACGCGGCCTCTGTCGACCCGGGCCGACGTACTGGACGTGTTCGACGGCAACATCAAGAAGATCCGCGGACTGCTGGCGGGGATGAGCGACGCGGACCTGATGAGTCCGTGGACCTTCAAGCAGGACGGCCGGGAGATGTTCTCGATGCCGCGCGTGGCGGCGTGGCGCTCGTGGGTGATGAGTCACCTGATTCATCACCGGGGCCAGTTGAGCGTCTACCTTCGGCACACAGGCTCCAAGGTGCCGAGCATCTATGGCCCGAGTGCGGACGAATCCTGA